In the genome of Chrysemys picta bellii isolate R12L10 chromosome 17, ASM1138683v2, whole genome shotgun sequence, one region contains:
- the LOC101950441 gene encoding semaphorin-3F-like isoform X2, giving the protein MAPPVPALLMALVLPCALAWSSSLSTPRIYLPYKELLQTRTARPFAFAFNTSDYRILLVDQDQDRLYLGARDYLVALDLHNVNKEPLIIPLRFPPPHWGPSSAPTHPPAPPPPPAQGECFNYVRLVEPVNRTHLYVCGTGACQPICALVHRGWRSQEYLFRMVPQSLEPGKGRCPYDPRQSSLATLVNGTLYAGLHVDFMGTDAALFRTLGPRPAVRTEQYDSRWLHDPVFLRAHVVPDSSERSDDKLYFFFRERALEGAVGPGVLARVGRVCLNDDGGQRALVNKWTTFLKARLVCSVMGEDGVETFFDELRDVFLLPTQDEKNPHVYGLFSTLGSVFRGSAVCVYPLNTIRSAFNGPFAHKEGRSYQWVPYTGRVPYPRPGACPGGAFTPGLGSTREFPDELVMFVRSHPLMYDPVYPAPRRPLLVRAGLPYGFTTLAVDLAQAADGRYEVLFLGTDRGTVQKVVVLPKDPGVLEELTLEEVEVFKTPAPVKTLWISSKRHQLYVSSDVGLTQLSLHRCGAYGPACADCCLARDPHCAWDGRRCARYSPAPARRVRRQDIKHGDPVRQCRGFNALAEQELAEQVQFGVEGGSVFLECQPPSPHAQVRWLLHPEVGTRRPLPRERVLLQTPQGALLGPVTLADEGRYQCVGTENGYTRPLRRVLLRVLPHGLLGGSPPPVCQSPWGRPRIRAEPSLRRDRSSPPRN; this is encoded by the exons ATGGCCCCCCCAGTGCCCGCGCTGCTGATGGCCTTGGTGCTGCCCTGTGCCCTGGCCTGGTCCAGCTCCCTCAGCACCCCCCGCATCTACCTGCCCTACAAAG AGCTCCTGCAGACCCGCACCGCCCGGCCCTTCGCTTTCGCCTTCAACACCAGCGACTATCGGATCCTGCTGGTGGACCAGGACCAGGACCGGCTCTACCTGGGCGCCCGCGACTACCTGGTGGCCCTCGACCTCCACAACGTCAACAAGGAGCCGCTCATC ATCCCCCTgcgattccctcccccccattggggtcccagctctgccccgacTCACccgcctgcgcccccccccccccccgcccagggcgaGTGTTTCAACTACGTGCGTCTGGTGGAGCCCGTGAACCGCACCCACCTGTACGTCTGTGGGACGGGGGCCTGCCAGCCCATCTGCGCCCTGGTGCACCGCGGCTGGAGGTCGCAG gaGTACCTGTTCCGCATGGTGCCGCAGTCGCTGGAGCCGGGGAAGGGGCGCTGCCCGTACGACCCCCGGCAGAGCAGCCTGGCCACGCTCGTCA ACGGGACGCTCTACGCCGGGCTGCACGTGGATTTCATGGGCACCGACGCGGCACTTTTCCGCACCCTGGGCCCCCGGCCGGCCGTGCGCACGGAGCAGTACGACTCGCGCTGGCTGCATG acCCCGTTTTCCTCCGGGCCCACGTGGTGCCGGACAGCTCCGAGCGCAGCGACGACAAGCTCTATTTCTTCTTCCGCGAGCGGGCGCTGGAGGGCGCCGTGGGGCCCGGCGTGCTGGCCCGGGTCGGCCGGGTCTGTCTG AACGACGACGGCGGGCAGCGGGCCCTGGTCAATAAGTGGACGACGTTCCTGAAGGCCCGGCTGGTTTGCTCCGTGATGGGCGAGGATGGAGTGGAGACCTTCTTCGACGAGCTGC GAGACGTTTTCCTGCTGCCGACTCAGGACGAGAAGAACCCCCATGTGTACGGGCTGTTCTCCACCCTGGG gtCGGTATTCCGGGGCTCGGCCGTCTGCGTGTACCCCCTGAACACCATCCGCAGCGCGTTTAACGGCCCCTTCGCCCATAAAGAGGGGCGCAGCTACCAGTGGGTGCCCTACACTGGCCGCGTGCCCTACCCCCGCCCCGGAGCc TGCCCGGGCGGCGCCTTCACCCCGGGACTGGGCTCCACACGCGAGTTCCCAGACGAGCTGGTGATGTTCGTGCGCTCGCACCCGCTGATGTACGACCCCGTGTACCCGGCGCcgcggcgccccctgctggtccgCGCCGGCCTCCCCTATGGCTTCACCACGCTGGCCGTCGACCTGGCCCAGGCAGCCGACGGGCGCTACGAGGTGCTCTTCCTCGGTACCG accGGGGCACGGTGCAGAAAGTGGTGGTGCTGCCCaaggacccaggtgtcctggaGGAGCTGACcctggaggaggtggaggtgttCAAG acccccgCCCCCGTGAAGACTCTCTGGATTTCGTCAAAGCGG caccagctgtACGTCTCCTCGGACGTGGGCCTGACCCAGCTGAGCCTCCATCGCTGTGGGGCCTACGGCCCGGCCTGCGCCGACTGCTGCCtggcccgggacccccactgCGCCTGGGACGGCCGCCGCTGCGCCCGctacagccccgcccccgccag GCGTGTCCGGCGCCAGGACATCAAACACGGAGACCCTGTTCGCCAGTGCCGCGGCTTCAACGCCCTGG CGGAGCAGGAGCTGGCAGAGCAGGTGCAGTtcggggtggaggggggcagcgtgTTCCTGGAgtgccagcccccctccccccatgcccaggTCCGGTGGCTGCTGCATCCGGAGGTCGGCACCCGGCGCCCg ctgccccgGGAGCGGGTCCTGCTGCAGACGCCCCAGGGGGCCCTGCTGGGCCCGGTGACGCTGGCGGACGAGGGCCGGTACCAGTGCGTGGGCACCGAGAACGGATACACGCGCCCCCTGCGCCGGGTGCTGCTACGTGTCCTGCCCCATGGCCTGCTGGGGGGCTCCCCGCCCCCCGTCTGCCAGAGCCCCTGGGGCCGGCCCCGGATCAGAGCCGAGCCGTCTCTGCGACGCGACCGGAGCTCCCCCCCCCGGAACTGA
- the LOC101950441 gene encoding semaphorin-3F-like isoform X1 yields MAPPVPALLMALVLPCALAWSSSLSTPRIYLPYKELLQTRTARPFAFAFNTSDYRILLVDQDQDRLYLGARDYLVALDLHNVNKEPLIIHWPASQSQQSACRMAGKGQRIPLRFPPPHWGPSSAPTHPPAPPPPPAQGECFNYVRLVEPVNRTHLYVCGTGACQPICALVHRGWRSQEYLFRMVPQSLEPGKGRCPYDPRQSSLATLVNGTLYAGLHVDFMGTDAALFRTLGPRPAVRTEQYDSRWLHDPVFLRAHVVPDSSERSDDKLYFFFRERALEGAVGPGVLARVGRVCLNDDGGQRALVNKWTTFLKARLVCSVMGEDGVETFFDELRDVFLLPTQDEKNPHVYGLFSTLGSVFRGSAVCVYPLNTIRSAFNGPFAHKEGRSYQWVPYTGRVPYPRPGACPGGAFTPGLGSTREFPDELVMFVRSHPLMYDPVYPAPRRPLLVRAGLPYGFTTLAVDLAQAADGRYEVLFLGTDRGTVQKVVVLPKDPGVLEELTLEEVEVFKTPAPVKTLWISSKRHQLYVSSDVGLTQLSLHRCGAYGPACADCCLARDPHCAWDGRRCARYSPAPARRVRRQDIKHGDPVRQCRGFNALAEQELAEQVQFGVEGGSVFLECQPPSPHAQVRWLLHPEVGTRRPLPRERVLLQTPQGALLGPVTLADEGRYQCVGTENGYTRPLRRVLLRVLPHGLLGGSPPPVCQSPWGRPRIRAEPSLRRDRSSPPRN; encoded by the exons ATGGCCCCCCCAGTGCCCGCGCTGCTGATGGCCTTGGTGCTGCCCTGTGCCCTGGCCTGGTCCAGCTCCCTCAGCACCCCCCGCATCTACCTGCCCTACAAAG AGCTCCTGCAGACCCGCACCGCCCGGCCCTTCGCTTTCGCCTTCAACACCAGCGACTATCGGATCCTGCTGGTGGACCAGGACCAGGACCGGCTCTACCTGGGCGCCCGCGACTACCTGGTGGCCCTCGACCTCCACAACGTCAACAAGGAGCCGCTCATC ATCCACTGGCCGGCGTCCCAGAGCCAGCAGAGCGCCTGCCGCATGGCGGGGAAGGGTCAGCGG ATCCCCCTgcgattccctcccccccattggggtcccagctctgccccgacTCACccgcctgcgcccccccccccccccgcccagggcgaGTGTTTCAACTACGTGCGTCTGGTGGAGCCCGTGAACCGCACCCACCTGTACGTCTGTGGGACGGGGGCCTGCCAGCCCATCTGCGCCCTGGTGCACCGCGGCTGGAGGTCGCAG gaGTACCTGTTCCGCATGGTGCCGCAGTCGCTGGAGCCGGGGAAGGGGCGCTGCCCGTACGACCCCCGGCAGAGCAGCCTGGCCACGCTCGTCA ACGGGACGCTCTACGCCGGGCTGCACGTGGATTTCATGGGCACCGACGCGGCACTTTTCCGCACCCTGGGCCCCCGGCCGGCCGTGCGCACGGAGCAGTACGACTCGCGCTGGCTGCATG acCCCGTTTTCCTCCGGGCCCACGTGGTGCCGGACAGCTCCGAGCGCAGCGACGACAAGCTCTATTTCTTCTTCCGCGAGCGGGCGCTGGAGGGCGCCGTGGGGCCCGGCGTGCTGGCCCGGGTCGGCCGGGTCTGTCTG AACGACGACGGCGGGCAGCGGGCCCTGGTCAATAAGTGGACGACGTTCCTGAAGGCCCGGCTGGTTTGCTCCGTGATGGGCGAGGATGGAGTGGAGACCTTCTTCGACGAGCTGC GAGACGTTTTCCTGCTGCCGACTCAGGACGAGAAGAACCCCCATGTGTACGGGCTGTTCTCCACCCTGGG gtCGGTATTCCGGGGCTCGGCCGTCTGCGTGTACCCCCTGAACACCATCCGCAGCGCGTTTAACGGCCCCTTCGCCCATAAAGAGGGGCGCAGCTACCAGTGGGTGCCCTACACTGGCCGCGTGCCCTACCCCCGCCCCGGAGCc TGCCCGGGCGGCGCCTTCACCCCGGGACTGGGCTCCACACGCGAGTTCCCAGACGAGCTGGTGATGTTCGTGCGCTCGCACCCGCTGATGTACGACCCCGTGTACCCGGCGCcgcggcgccccctgctggtccgCGCCGGCCTCCCCTATGGCTTCACCACGCTGGCCGTCGACCTGGCCCAGGCAGCCGACGGGCGCTACGAGGTGCTCTTCCTCGGTACCG accGGGGCACGGTGCAGAAAGTGGTGGTGCTGCCCaaggacccaggtgtcctggaGGAGCTGACcctggaggaggtggaggtgttCAAG acccccgCCCCCGTGAAGACTCTCTGGATTTCGTCAAAGCGG caccagctgtACGTCTCCTCGGACGTGGGCCTGACCCAGCTGAGCCTCCATCGCTGTGGGGCCTACGGCCCGGCCTGCGCCGACTGCTGCCtggcccgggacccccactgCGCCTGGGACGGCCGCCGCTGCGCCCGctacagccccgcccccgccag GCGTGTCCGGCGCCAGGACATCAAACACGGAGACCCTGTTCGCCAGTGCCGCGGCTTCAACGCCCTGG CGGAGCAGGAGCTGGCAGAGCAGGTGCAGTtcggggtggaggggggcagcgtgTTCCTGGAgtgccagcccccctccccccatgcccaggTCCGGTGGCTGCTGCATCCGGAGGTCGGCACCCGGCGCCCg ctgccccgGGAGCGGGTCCTGCTGCAGACGCCCCAGGGGGCCCTGCTGGGCCCGGTGACGCTGGCGGACGAGGGCCGGTACCAGTGCGTGGGCACCGAGAACGGATACACGCGCCCCCTGCGCCGGGTGCTGCTACGTGTCCTGCCCCATGGCCTGCTGGGGGGCTCCCCGCCCCCCGTCTGCCAGAGCCCCTGGGGCCGGCCCCGGATCAGAGCCGAGCCGTCTCTGCGACGCGACCGGAGCTCCCCCCCCCGGAACTGA
- the LOC101950441 gene encoding semaphorin-3F-like isoform X4 — MAPPVPALLMALVLPCALAWSSSLSTPRIYLPYKELLQTRTARPFAFAFNTSDYRILLVDQDQDRLYLGARDYLVALDLHNVNKEPLIIHWPASQSQQSACRMAGKGQRIPLRFPPPHWGPSSAPTHPPAPPPPPAQGECFNYVRLVEPVNRTHLYVCGTGACQPICALVHRGWRSQEYLFRMVPQSLEPGKGRCPYDPRQSSLATLVNPVFLRAHVVPDSSERSDDKLYFFFRERALEGAVGPGVLARVGRVCLNDDGGQRALVNKWTTFLKARLVCSVMGEDGVETFFDELRDVFLLPTQDEKNPHVYGLFSTLGSVFRGSAVCVYPLNTIRSAFNGPFAHKEGRSYQWVPYTGRVPYPRPGACPGGAFTPGLGSTREFPDELVMFVRSHPLMYDPVYPAPRRPLLVRAGLPYGFTTLAVDLAQAADGRYEVLFLGTDRGTVQKVVVLPKDPGVLEELTLEEVEVFKTPAPVKTLWISSKRHQLYVSSDVGLTQLSLHRCGAYGPACADCCLARDPHCAWDGRRCARYSPAPARRVRRQDIKHGDPVRQCRGFNALAEQELAEQVQFGVEGGSVFLECQPPSPHAQVRWLLHPEVGTRRPLPRERVLLQTPQGALLGPVTLADEGRYQCVGTENGYTRPLRRVLLRVLPHGLLGGSPPPVCQSPWGRPRIRAEPSLRRDRSSPPRN; from the exons ATGGCCCCCCCAGTGCCCGCGCTGCTGATGGCCTTGGTGCTGCCCTGTGCCCTGGCCTGGTCCAGCTCCCTCAGCACCCCCCGCATCTACCTGCCCTACAAAG AGCTCCTGCAGACCCGCACCGCCCGGCCCTTCGCTTTCGCCTTCAACACCAGCGACTATCGGATCCTGCTGGTGGACCAGGACCAGGACCGGCTCTACCTGGGCGCCCGCGACTACCTGGTGGCCCTCGACCTCCACAACGTCAACAAGGAGCCGCTCATC ATCCACTGGCCGGCGTCCCAGAGCCAGCAGAGCGCCTGCCGCATGGCGGGGAAGGGTCAGCGG ATCCCCCTgcgattccctcccccccattggggtcccagctctgccccgacTCACccgcctgcgcccccccccccccccgcccagggcgaGTGTTTCAACTACGTGCGTCTGGTGGAGCCCGTGAACCGCACCCACCTGTACGTCTGTGGGACGGGGGCCTGCCAGCCCATCTGCGCCCTGGTGCACCGCGGCTGGAGGTCGCAG gaGTACCTGTTCCGCATGGTGCCGCAGTCGCTGGAGCCGGGGAAGGGGCGCTGCCCGTACGACCCCCGGCAGAGCAGCCTGGCCACGCTCGTCA acCCCGTTTTCCTCCGGGCCCACGTGGTGCCGGACAGCTCCGAGCGCAGCGACGACAAGCTCTATTTCTTCTTCCGCGAGCGGGCGCTGGAGGGCGCCGTGGGGCCCGGCGTGCTGGCCCGGGTCGGCCGGGTCTGTCTG AACGACGACGGCGGGCAGCGGGCCCTGGTCAATAAGTGGACGACGTTCCTGAAGGCCCGGCTGGTTTGCTCCGTGATGGGCGAGGATGGAGTGGAGACCTTCTTCGACGAGCTGC GAGACGTTTTCCTGCTGCCGACTCAGGACGAGAAGAACCCCCATGTGTACGGGCTGTTCTCCACCCTGGG gtCGGTATTCCGGGGCTCGGCCGTCTGCGTGTACCCCCTGAACACCATCCGCAGCGCGTTTAACGGCCCCTTCGCCCATAAAGAGGGGCGCAGCTACCAGTGGGTGCCCTACACTGGCCGCGTGCCCTACCCCCGCCCCGGAGCc TGCCCGGGCGGCGCCTTCACCCCGGGACTGGGCTCCACACGCGAGTTCCCAGACGAGCTGGTGATGTTCGTGCGCTCGCACCCGCTGATGTACGACCCCGTGTACCCGGCGCcgcggcgccccctgctggtccgCGCCGGCCTCCCCTATGGCTTCACCACGCTGGCCGTCGACCTGGCCCAGGCAGCCGACGGGCGCTACGAGGTGCTCTTCCTCGGTACCG accGGGGCACGGTGCAGAAAGTGGTGGTGCTGCCCaaggacccaggtgtcctggaGGAGCTGACcctggaggaggtggaggtgttCAAG acccccgCCCCCGTGAAGACTCTCTGGATTTCGTCAAAGCGG caccagctgtACGTCTCCTCGGACGTGGGCCTGACCCAGCTGAGCCTCCATCGCTGTGGGGCCTACGGCCCGGCCTGCGCCGACTGCTGCCtggcccgggacccccactgCGCCTGGGACGGCCGCCGCTGCGCCCGctacagccccgcccccgccag GCGTGTCCGGCGCCAGGACATCAAACACGGAGACCCTGTTCGCCAGTGCCGCGGCTTCAACGCCCTGG CGGAGCAGGAGCTGGCAGAGCAGGTGCAGTtcggggtggaggggggcagcgtgTTCCTGGAgtgccagcccccctccccccatgcccaggTCCGGTGGCTGCTGCATCCGGAGGTCGGCACCCGGCGCCCg ctgccccgGGAGCGGGTCCTGCTGCAGACGCCCCAGGGGGCCCTGCTGGGCCCGGTGACGCTGGCGGACGAGGGCCGGTACCAGTGCGTGGGCACCGAGAACGGATACACGCGCCCCCTGCGCCGGGTGCTGCTACGTGTCCTGCCCCATGGCCTGCTGGGGGGCTCCCCGCCCCCCGTCTGCCAGAGCCCCTGGGGCCGGCCCCGGATCAGAGCCGAGCCGTCTCTGCGACGCGACCGGAGCTCCCCCCCCCGGAACTGA
- the LOC101950441 gene encoding semaphorin-3F-like isoform X6, with translation MAGKGQRIPLRFPPPHWGPSSAPTHPPAPPPPPAQGECFNYVRLVEPVNRTHLYVCGTGACQPICALVHRGWRSQEYLFRMVPQSLEPGKGRCPYDPRQSSLATLVNGTLYAGLHVDFMGTDAALFRTLGPRPAVRTEQYDSRWLHDPVFLRAHVVPDSSERSDDKLYFFFRERALEGAVGPGVLARVGRVCLNDDGGQRALVNKWTTFLKARLVCSVMGEDGVETFFDELRDVFLLPTQDEKNPHVYGLFSTLGSVFRGSAVCVYPLNTIRSAFNGPFAHKEGRSYQWVPYTGRVPYPRPGACPGGAFTPGLGSTREFPDELVMFVRSHPLMYDPVYPAPRRPLLVRAGLPYGFTTLAVDLAQAADGRYEVLFLGTDRGTVQKVVVLPKDPGVLEELTLEEVEVFKTPAPVKTLWISSKRHQLYVSSDVGLTQLSLHRCGAYGPACADCCLARDPHCAWDGRRCARYSPAPARRVRRQDIKHGDPVRQCRGFNALAEQELAEQVQFGVEGGSVFLECQPPSPHAQVRWLLHPEVGTRRPLPRERVLLQTPQGALLGPVTLADEGRYQCVGTENGYTRPLRRVLLRVLPHGLLGGSPPPVCQSPWGRPRIRAEPSLRRDRSSPPRN, from the exons ATGGCGGGGAAGGGTCAGCGG ATCCCCCTgcgattccctcccccccattggggtcccagctctgccccgacTCACccgcctgcgcccccccccccccccgcccagggcgaGTGTTTCAACTACGTGCGTCTGGTGGAGCCCGTGAACCGCACCCACCTGTACGTCTGTGGGACGGGGGCCTGCCAGCCCATCTGCGCCCTGGTGCACCGCGGCTGGAGGTCGCAG gaGTACCTGTTCCGCATGGTGCCGCAGTCGCTGGAGCCGGGGAAGGGGCGCTGCCCGTACGACCCCCGGCAGAGCAGCCTGGCCACGCTCGTCA ACGGGACGCTCTACGCCGGGCTGCACGTGGATTTCATGGGCACCGACGCGGCACTTTTCCGCACCCTGGGCCCCCGGCCGGCCGTGCGCACGGAGCAGTACGACTCGCGCTGGCTGCATG acCCCGTTTTCCTCCGGGCCCACGTGGTGCCGGACAGCTCCGAGCGCAGCGACGACAAGCTCTATTTCTTCTTCCGCGAGCGGGCGCTGGAGGGCGCCGTGGGGCCCGGCGTGCTGGCCCGGGTCGGCCGGGTCTGTCTG AACGACGACGGCGGGCAGCGGGCCCTGGTCAATAAGTGGACGACGTTCCTGAAGGCCCGGCTGGTTTGCTCCGTGATGGGCGAGGATGGAGTGGAGACCTTCTTCGACGAGCTGC GAGACGTTTTCCTGCTGCCGACTCAGGACGAGAAGAACCCCCATGTGTACGGGCTGTTCTCCACCCTGGG gtCGGTATTCCGGGGCTCGGCCGTCTGCGTGTACCCCCTGAACACCATCCGCAGCGCGTTTAACGGCCCCTTCGCCCATAAAGAGGGGCGCAGCTACCAGTGGGTGCCCTACACTGGCCGCGTGCCCTACCCCCGCCCCGGAGCc TGCCCGGGCGGCGCCTTCACCCCGGGACTGGGCTCCACACGCGAGTTCCCAGACGAGCTGGTGATGTTCGTGCGCTCGCACCCGCTGATGTACGACCCCGTGTACCCGGCGCcgcggcgccccctgctggtccgCGCCGGCCTCCCCTATGGCTTCACCACGCTGGCCGTCGACCTGGCCCAGGCAGCCGACGGGCGCTACGAGGTGCTCTTCCTCGGTACCG accGGGGCACGGTGCAGAAAGTGGTGGTGCTGCCCaaggacccaggtgtcctggaGGAGCTGACcctggaggaggtggaggtgttCAAG acccccgCCCCCGTGAAGACTCTCTGGATTTCGTCAAAGCGG caccagctgtACGTCTCCTCGGACGTGGGCCTGACCCAGCTGAGCCTCCATCGCTGTGGGGCCTACGGCCCGGCCTGCGCCGACTGCTGCCtggcccgggacccccactgCGCCTGGGACGGCCGCCGCTGCGCCCGctacagccccgcccccgccag GCGTGTCCGGCGCCAGGACATCAAACACGGAGACCCTGTTCGCCAGTGCCGCGGCTTCAACGCCCTGG CGGAGCAGGAGCTGGCAGAGCAGGTGCAGTtcggggtggaggggggcagcgtgTTCCTGGAgtgccagcccccctccccccatgcccaggTCCGGTGGCTGCTGCATCCGGAGGTCGGCACCCGGCGCCCg ctgccccgGGAGCGGGTCCTGCTGCAGACGCCCCAGGGGGCCCTGCTGGGCCCGGTGACGCTGGCGGACGAGGGCCGGTACCAGTGCGTGGGCACCGAGAACGGATACACGCGCCCCCTGCGCCGGGTGCTGCTACGTGTCCTGCCCCATGGCCTGCTGGGGGGCTCCCCGCCCCCCGTCTGCCAGAGCCCCTGGGGCCGGCCCCGGATCAGAGCCGAGCCGTCTCTGCGACGCGACCGGAGCTCCCCCCCCCGGAACTGA
- the LOC101950441 gene encoding semaphorin-3F-like isoform X5, protein MAPPVPALLMALVLPCALAWSSSLSTPRIYLPYKELLQTRTARPFAFAFNTSDYRILLVDQDQDRLYLGARDYLVALDLHNVNKEPLIGECFNYVRLVEPVNRTHLYVCGTGACQPICALVHRGWRSQEYLFRMVPQSLEPGKGRCPYDPRQSSLATLVNGTLYAGLHVDFMGTDAALFRTLGPRPAVRTEQYDSRWLHDPVFLRAHVVPDSSERSDDKLYFFFRERALEGAVGPGVLARVGRVCLNDDGGQRALVNKWTTFLKARLVCSVMGEDGVETFFDELRDVFLLPTQDEKNPHVYGLFSTLGSVFRGSAVCVYPLNTIRSAFNGPFAHKEGRSYQWVPYTGRVPYPRPGACPGGAFTPGLGSTREFPDELVMFVRSHPLMYDPVYPAPRRPLLVRAGLPYGFTTLAVDLAQAADGRYEVLFLGTDRGTVQKVVVLPKDPGVLEELTLEEVEVFKTPAPVKTLWISSKRHQLYVSSDVGLTQLSLHRCGAYGPACADCCLARDPHCAWDGRRCARYSPAPARRVRRQDIKHGDPVRQCRGFNALAEQELAEQVQFGVEGGSVFLECQPPSPHAQVRWLLHPEVGTRRPLPRERVLLQTPQGALLGPVTLADEGRYQCVGTENGYTRPLRRVLLRVLPHGLLGGSPPPVCQSPWGRPRIRAEPSLRRDRSSPPRN, encoded by the exons ATGGCCCCCCCAGTGCCCGCGCTGCTGATGGCCTTGGTGCTGCCCTGTGCCCTGGCCTGGTCCAGCTCCCTCAGCACCCCCCGCATCTACCTGCCCTACAAAG AGCTCCTGCAGACCCGCACCGCCCGGCCCTTCGCTTTCGCCTTCAACACCAGCGACTATCGGATCCTGCTGGTGGACCAGGACCAGGACCGGCTCTACCTGGGCGCCCGCGACTACCTGGTGGCCCTCGACCTCCACAACGTCAACAAGGAGCCGCTCATC ggcgaGTGTTTCAACTACGTGCGTCTGGTGGAGCCCGTGAACCGCACCCACCTGTACGTCTGTGGGACGGGGGCCTGCCAGCCCATCTGCGCCCTGGTGCACCGCGGCTGGAGGTCGCAG gaGTACCTGTTCCGCATGGTGCCGCAGTCGCTGGAGCCGGGGAAGGGGCGCTGCCCGTACGACCCCCGGCAGAGCAGCCTGGCCACGCTCGTCA ACGGGACGCTCTACGCCGGGCTGCACGTGGATTTCATGGGCACCGACGCGGCACTTTTCCGCACCCTGGGCCCCCGGCCGGCCGTGCGCACGGAGCAGTACGACTCGCGCTGGCTGCATG acCCCGTTTTCCTCCGGGCCCACGTGGTGCCGGACAGCTCCGAGCGCAGCGACGACAAGCTCTATTTCTTCTTCCGCGAGCGGGCGCTGGAGGGCGCCGTGGGGCCCGGCGTGCTGGCCCGGGTCGGCCGGGTCTGTCTG AACGACGACGGCGGGCAGCGGGCCCTGGTCAATAAGTGGACGACGTTCCTGAAGGCCCGGCTGGTTTGCTCCGTGATGGGCGAGGATGGAGTGGAGACCTTCTTCGACGAGCTGC GAGACGTTTTCCTGCTGCCGACTCAGGACGAGAAGAACCCCCATGTGTACGGGCTGTTCTCCACCCTGGG gtCGGTATTCCGGGGCTCGGCCGTCTGCGTGTACCCCCTGAACACCATCCGCAGCGCGTTTAACGGCCCCTTCGCCCATAAAGAGGGGCGCAGCTACCAGTGGGTGCCCTACACTGGCCGCGTGCCCTACCCCCGCCCCGGAGCc TGCCCGGGCGGCGCCTTCACCCCGGGACTGGGCTCCACACGCGAGTTCCCAGACGAGCTGGTGATGTTCGTGCGCTCGCACCCGCTGATGTACGACCCCGTGTACCCGGCGCcgcggcgccccctgctggtccgCGCCGGCCTCCCCTATGGCTTCACCACGCTGGCCGTCGACCTGGCCCAGGCAGCCGACGGGCGCTACGAGGTGCTCTTCCTCGGTACCG accGGGGCACGGTGCAGAAAGTGGTGGTGCTGCCCaaggacccaggtgtcctggaGGAGCTGACcctggaggaggtggaggtgttCAAG acccccgCCCCCGTGAAGACTCTCTGGATTTCGTCAAAGCGG caccagctgtACGTCTCCTCGGACGTGGGCCTGACCCAGCTGAGCCTCCATCGCTGTGGGGCCTACGGCCCGGCCTGCGCCGACTGCTGCCtggcccgggacccccactgCGCCTGGGACGGCCGCCGCTGCGCCCGctacagccccgcccccgccag GCGTGTCCGGCGCCAGGACATCAAACACGGAGACCCTGTTCGCCAGTGCCGCGGCTTCAACGCCCTGG CGGAGCAGGAGCTGGCAGAGCAGGTGCAGTtcggggtggaggggggcagcgtgTTCCTGGAgtgccagcccccctccccccatgcccaggTCCGGTGGCTGCTGCATCCGGAGGTCGGCACCCGGCGCCCg ctgccccgGGAGCGGGTCCTGCTGCAGACGCCCCAGGGGGCCCTGCTGGGCCCGGTGACGCTGGCGGACGAGGGCCGGTACCAGTGCGTGGGCACCGAGAACGGATACACGCGCCCCCTGCGCCGGGTGCTGCTACGTGTCCTGCCCCATGGCCTGCTGGGGGGCTCCCCGCCCCCCGTCTGCCAGAGCCCCTGGGGCCGGCCCCGGATCAGAGCCGAGCCGTCTCTGCGACGCGACCGGAGCTCCCCCCCCCGGAACTGA